In Bacteroidales bacterium, the sequence GCGGCGATATGGCGGAGGAGCTGCCTATTGCCCGTTCTACGCTGTCGGAGCATTTAAAGGAGCTTAAGAATGCTGGGCTTATACAGGGTGAAATTAACCCTCCGTATATTAAGTATTGTATAAATCGTGAGAATTGGGAGGAGGCAAAGGTTTTGTTTGCTAACTTTTTTAAACGGTAAAAAAATTTAACTAAATATTTCGGGTATTCCCGAAATGATATAACTAATAAGCGTATGCATATAAAAATTTTAGGCACTGGCTGTGCCAAGTGTAAAACACTCGAAAAGCTTACCCGCGATGTGGTTGCTGAGAACGGTATTGATGCCACTATTACCAAGGTGGAGGATATAACCGAGATTATGAAGTACAATATTATGGCTACTCCCGCCCTTGTGGTTAACGAGAAGGTGGAGATTAAGGGACGTGTGCCTTCGGCTGCGGAGATAAAAGAGGTGTTGGCTAGGTATTAACAAACGTGAGTTTGATTTAAAAAAATGATGATAATTTTATTTACAATGATGTATTGTTATTTAGTGTGGCAATGGAAGGTTGGAATGATGGAATAATGGAACTGGAGCGAAGCGGAACTCGACGAAGTCAAAACAAGAGGTTAGATTTTTGCTTGTATCTTCCATTTTTGACTTCGCCGAACTCGTAAGCTCGGTTCCAAACTTCTATTATTCCATTAATTCAAGTAAAATAAATTGATATATAGATTAATACATTGTTTCTCATGACTAACTCACGTTAAATTAAAACATAACTATGAAACAAATTACAATTTTCAGCTTTGTGGTGCTTATGGTATTAAGCAGTATATCATGTAATGTACAAGGTGGTAAAAAGGAGAGTACACAAAGATCTATTTCAGCTAAGGTTGAGGTTTACTACTTTCATCTTGCCCGTAGGTGCAAAACCTGTTTGTCGGTTGAAGAGACTGCTAGAAAAGCCGTTGAAGTGCTTTACCCCGAAATGGTAAAAACTGGCGAATACGTATTTAAGGCTATAAATCTTGATGAATCCGAAAACAAAGTTTTTGCCGAGGAGCTGGGCATTGGCGGTCAAACTTTATTAGTTGTAAGCGGAAAAAATAGGCTTGATATAACCGATAAGGGCTTTTTGAACGCCCACGATCTTGAAAAGATGAAAGA encodes:
- a CDS encoding winged helix-turn-helix transcriptional regulator; this translates as MLEKEKGYTQNQEKLARYGKALSNPVRVFILDFLLTNSSKCCYSGDMAEELPIARSTLSEHLKELKNAGLIQGEINPPYIKYCINRENWEEAKVLFANFFKR
- a CDS encoding thioredoxin family protein, coding for MHIKILGTGCAKCKTLEKLTRDVVAENGIDATITKVEDITEIMKYNIMATPALVVNEKVEIKGRVPSAAEIKEVLARY